Proteins from one Streptomyces sp. NBC_00390 genomic window:
- the purH gene encoding bifunctional phosphoribosylaminoimidazolecarboxamide formyltransferase/IMP cyclohydrolase has protein sequence MSVNTDTVKPIRRALVSVYDKTGLEELARGLHEAGVELVSTGSTATKIAAAGVPVTKVEELTGFPECLDGRVKTLHPRVHAGILADLRLEDHQRQLAELGVEPFQLVVVNLYPFKETVASGASPDECVEQIDIGGPSMVRAAAKNHPSVAVVTSPARYGDVLAAAKAGGFDLAARKRLAAEAFQHTAAYDVAVASWFASSYAPADESGFPDFLGATWQRENVLRYGENPHQPAALYTSTASRSGSAAGGGLAQAEQLHGKEMSYNNYTDTDAARRAAYDHTEPCVAIIKHANPCGIAIGADVAEAHRKAHACDPLSAFGGVIAVNRPVSKEMAEQVAEIFTEVIVAPGYEDGAVEILARKKNIRVLRAEGAPAAEVELKPIDGGALLQVADRLQADGDDPANWTLATGEALNAAELAELSFAWRACRAVKSNAILLAKDGASVGVGMGQVNRVDSAKLAVERAGEERARGSYAASDAFFPFPDGLEILTAAGVKAVVQPGGSVRDEQVVEAAQKAGVTMYFTGTRHFFH, from the coding sequence ATGTCGGTGAACACGGACACCGTTAAGCCCATCCGCCGCGCGCTGGTCAGCGTCTACGACAAGACGGGGCTGGAGGAGCTGGCCCGCGGGCTGCACGAGGCGGGCGTCGAGCTCGTGTCGACCGGCTCGACCGCCACGAAGATCGCCGCCGCGGGGGTTCCGGTCACCAAGGTCGAGGAGCTGACCGGCTTCCCCGAGTGCCTGGACGGCCGGGTCAAGACGCTGCACCCGCGGGTGCACGCCGGCATCCTCGCCGACCTACGGCTCGAGGACCACCAGCGGCAGCTCGCCGAGCTGGGCGTGGAGCCGTTCCAGCTCGTCGTGGTGAACCTGTACCCGTTCAAGGAGACCGTCGCCTCCGGCGCCTCCCCCGACGAGTGCGTCGAGCAGATCGACATCGGCGGCCCGTCCATGGTCCGCGCCGCCGCCAAGAACCACCCTTCGGTCGCGGTCGTCACCAGCCCGGCCCGCTACGGCGACGTGCTCGCCGCGGCCAAGGCCGGCGGCTTCGACCTCGCCGCCCGCAAGCGCCTGGCGGCCGAGGCCTTCCAGCACACCGCCGCGTACGACGTCGCGGTCGCCTCCTGGTTCGCGTCCTCCTACGCCCCGGCCGACGAGTCGGGCTTCCCCGACTTCCTGGGCGCCACCTGGCAGCGCGAGAACGTGCTGCGCTACGGCGAGAACCCGCACCAGCCCGCGGCGCTCTACACCTCCACGGCATCCAGGAGCGGCTCCGCCGCGGGCGGCGGCCTCGCGCAGGCCGAGCAGCTGCACGGCAAGGAGATGTCCTACAACAACTACACGGACACCGACGCCGCGCGCCGGGCCGCGTACGACCACACCGAGCCGTGTGTCGCGATCATCAAGCACGCCAACCCGTGCGGCATCGCGATCGGCGCGGATGTCGCCGAGGCGCACCGCAAGGCGCACGCCTGCGACCCGCTGTCCGCCTTCGGCGGTGTGATCGCCGTCAACCGCCCGGTCTCCAAGGAGATGGCGGAGCAGGTCGCCGAGATCTTCACCGAGGTGATCGTCGCGCCCGGCTACGAGGACGGCGCGGTCGAGATCCTCGCCCGCAAGAAGAACATCCGCGTGCTGCGCGCCGAGGGCGCCCCCGCTGCCGAGGTCGAGCTCAAGCCGATCGACGGCGGCGCGCTGCTCCAGGTCGCCGACCGCCTCCAGGCGGACGGCGACGACCCGGCCAACTGGACGCTGGCCACCGGCGAAGCACTGAACGCGGCCGAGCTGGCCGAGCTGTCCTTCGCCTGGAGGGCCTGTCGCGCGGTGAAGTCGAACGCGATCCTGCTCGCCAAGGACGGCGCCTCGGTCGGCGTCGGTATGGGCCAGGTCAACCGTGTCGACTCCGCGAAGCTCGCGGTCGAGCGCGCGGGCGAGGAGCGGGCCCGGGGCTCGTACGCCGCGTCCGACGCGTTCTTCCCCTTCCCGGACGGCCTGGAGATCCTGACCGCGGCGGGCGTCAAGGCCGTGGTGCAGCCGGGCGGTTCGGTCCGCGACGAGCAGGTCGTCGAGGCCGCGCAGAAGGCGGGCGTGACGATGTACTTCACGGGTACGCGGCACTTCTTCCACTGA
- the purN gene encoding phosphoribosylglycinamide formyltransferase produces MAARPARLVVLVSGSGTNLQALLDAIAAGKDAYGAEIVAVGADRSAVAGLERAERAGLPTFVCSVKDYATREEWDAALAEATAAYEPDLVVSAGFMKIVGKEFLARFGGRFVNTHPALLPSFPGAHGVRDALAYGAKVTGCTVHFVDDGVDTGPIIAQGVVEVRETDDEAALHERIKEVERQLLVDVVGRLARNGYSIEGRKVHVGEHGHR; encoded by the coding sequence GTGGCCGCCCGTCCCGCCCGCCTCGTCGTCCTGGTCTCCGGGTCCGGTACGAACCTGCAAGCCCTCCTCGACGCCATCGCCGCCGGCAAGGACGCGTACGGCGCCGAGATCGTCGCCGTCGGCGCCGACCGGTCCGCCGTCGCGGGTCTGGAGCGCGCCGAGCGGGCCGGCCTTCCCACGTTCGTGTGCAGCGTGAAGGACTACGCCACCCGCGAGGAATGGGACGCGGCCCTCGCCGAGGCCACCGCCGCGTACGAGCCGGACCTCGTCGTCTCGGCCGGCTTCATGAAGATCGTGGGCAAGGAGTTCCTCGCCCGGTTCGGCGGGCGGTTCGTCAACACGCATCCCGCCCTGCTGCCCAGCTTTCCCGGTGCCCACGGAGTGCGCGACGCGCTCGCGTACGGCGCGAAGGTCACCGGATGCACCGTCCACTTCGTCGACGACGGCGTCGACACCGGCCCGATCATCGCGCAGGGCGTGGTCGAGGTGCGGGAGACGGACGATGAAGCCGCTCTCCATGAGCGCATCAAGGAAGTCGAGCGACAGCTGCTCGTCGACGTCGTGGGGCGCCTGGCCCGTAACGGCTACAGCATTGAGGGACGAAAGGTTCATGTCGGTGAACACGGACACCGTTAA
- a CDS encoding cell division protein PerM, with protein sequence MTQLTDRSPSITPDPVVVQGGRPAFALAAALVRGATAAGLGLGAIAVLVMAMWISSPFPDRGPGSALHVVAGLWLLAHGTELVRSDTLSGTPAPMGLVPLLLVALPALLAHRAARDVLEPHGGRPSPSPTGAVCAVTVGYVLAAAPVALYAAGGTIGPDPSSAAFHVPLVAGVAAACGAWTAYDRPLGPLPDRRPERLRSLLARPDVAATLRSAAAGALAQLAGGALLVAASLMWHAQAAQDSFLQLAGDWPGRLALLLLALALVPNAAAWGAAYGLGPGFALGTGATVTPLALTGTPALPAFPLLAAVPAAGPGTPLHWAAVAVPVAAGATVALFTLRTAAPRLGPPETAWGLRNTALSVLLAAVGCAALTAVLTAAAGGPLGAGRLAAFGPVWWQTGLASLAWTAGIGVPTALGVRAWRLRSRTKEAGESETLPTTSAPGATDEDTDEDITDSYDVLPASPWASGFPSSRDTSHPQPSGSVPADGGGAQLAESDAPEGAGGPRPGAEPSGSQKADEGGARLAASDMSGAADPLPSGPGTASDAAADVPRRPAAEPGAQVPGAADEGGPDA encoded by the coding sequence GTGACCCAACTGACCGATCGAAGCCCGTCGATCACGCCGGACCCGGTCGTCGTCCAGGGAGGCCGGCCGGCCTTCGCCCTGGCCGCGGCCCTCGTACGCGGTGCGACCGCGGCCGGTCTGGGGCTCGGCGCGATCGCCGTTCTCGTCATGGCGATGTGGATCAGCTCGCCGTTCCCGGACCGCGGGCCGGGCAGTGCGCTGCATGTCGTCGCAGGGCTGTGGCTGCTGGCGCACGGCACCGAACTCGTCCGCTCGGACACCCTGTCCGGCACTCCGGCACCGATGGGGCTCGTACCGCTGCTGCTGGTCGCGCTGCCCGCGCTGCTCGCACACCGAGCCGCACGCGACGTGCTGGAGCCCCACGGGGGCCGGCCGAGCCCTTCGCCGACGGGCGCGGTGTGCGCCGTGACCGTGGGGTACGTGCTGGCGGCCGCGCCGGTGGCGCTCTACGCGGCAGGCGGCACGATCGGGCCGGATCCGTCCAGCGCCGCATTCCATGTGCCGCTGGTGGCCGGAGTGGCGGCGGCGTGCGGCGCATGGACGGCGTACGACAGGCCGCTCGGGCCGCTCCCGGACCGACGGCCGGAGCGGCTGCGGAGCCTGCTCGCCCGACCCGATGTGGCCGCCACCCTGCGGTCCGCCGCGGCGGGAGCGCTGGCGCAGCTGGCCGGCGGCGCACTGCTGGTCGCCGCGTCCCTGATGTGGCACGCGCAGGCGGCACAGGACTCGTTCCTGCAGCTCGCGGGGGACTGGCCGGGCCGTCTCGCACTGTTGCTGCTCGCCCTCGCGCTGGTGCCGAACGCGGCGGCCTGGGGCGCGGCGTACGGCCTCGGCCCCGGCTTCGCCCTCGGCACGGGAGCGACCGTGACGCCGCTCGCCCTTACCGGGACACCCGCGCTGCCGGCCTTCCCGCTGCTCGCCGCGGTCCCGGCCGCGGGACCCGGGACCCCGCTGCACTGGGCGGCGGTGGCGGTACCGGTGGCCGCGGGCGCCACGGTCGCACTGTTCACGCTGCGGACCGCGGCGCCACGGCTGGGGCCGCCCGAGACGGCCTGGGGCCTGCGGAACACCGCGCTGAGCGTGCTGCTCGCGGCGGTGGGGTGCGCGGCGTTGACGGCTGTCCTGACGGCCGCCGCGGGCGGCCCGCTCGGCGCGGGCCGGCTGGCGGCGTTCGGTCCGGTGTGGTGGCAGACGGGCCTCGCATCGCTGGCCTGGACGGCAGGCATCGGCGTACCGACGGCGCTGGGCGTGCGGGCGTGGCGGCTGCGCAGCCGTACGAAGGAAGCGGGCGAGTCGGAGACGCTGCCGACCACCTCGGCGCCCGGCGCGACGGACGAGGATACGGACGAGGACATCACCGACTCGTACGACGTGCTGCCGGCGTCCCCGTGGGCCTCGGGCTTCCCCTCGAGCCGGGACACGTCCCACCCGCAGCCGTCCGGCTCCGTTCCGGCGGACGGGGGCGGGGCGCAGCTTGCGGAATCGGATGCGCCCGAGGGCGCGGGCGGCCCACGGCCAGGCGCGGAGCCGTCCGGCTCGCAGAAGGCGGACGAGGGCGGCGCCCGGCTCGCGGCCTCGGACATGTCAGGGGCGGCAGATCCGCTCCCGTCCGGGCCGGGTACCGCCTCCGACGCGGCTGCGGATGTGCCTCGGCGGCCTGCGGCCGAACCGGGTGCGCAGGTGCCCGGGGCGGCCGACGAGGGCGGGCCGGACGCGTAG
- a CDS encoding sigma factor-like helix-turn-helix DNA-binding protein, whose product MTRSTTDSPVPLPPPTERRRLREAKGLKEEQVAAAIGVTRTTIRSWETGRTSPQGRRRELYAKLLAAIDEELSAASPNPAPPPDVRPGQRSPARPRVLPPKPQPAPRRPPAPLPSLPPASTPGEAFDALYAHAAPALVRQTYLLTGRTELSRESVERAFHLAWQRWPEVAVDRDPVGWVRAVAYEYAMSPWHRMRRAHRHPDSPQETGNRPALLDALQELPPPYRRTLLLYDGLGLDLPETAAETEASTPAAANRLLHARDAVAGQLPELGDPELLQQQLRALAGAVPVPRMTPADTVRATCERRAVVWTRVAVAATSLIVAATAITLITAPRHYERPVPPGQWVEGVPAPHPGPQLLSKKDRTLRDRLNAEPAKGPNRLVPQLR is encoded by the coding sequence ATGACACGGAGCACCACCGACTCCCCGGTCCCCCTGCCGCCCCCAACGGAGCGGCGGCGCCTGCGCGAGGCGAAGGGTCTGAAAGAGGAGCAGGTCGCGGCCGCGATCGGCGTGACACGGACGACGATCAGGTCCTGGGAGACCGGCCGCACCAGCCCTCAGGGCCGCAGACGCGAGTTGTACGCGAAGCTCCTCGCCGCCATCGATGAGGAGTTGTCCGCGGCATCGCCGAATCCCGCTCCCCCGCCGGACGTCCGGCCCGGGCAGCGCTCGCCCGCACGCCCGCGTGTACTGCCCCCCAAGCCTCAGCCCGCGCCGCGCCGTCCGCCGGCGCCCCTGCCCTCGCTGCCCCCGGCGTCGACCCCGGGCGAGGCCTTCGACGCCCTGTACGCGCACGCCGCACCCGCCCTCGTACGCCAGACCTACCTGCTCACCGGCCGCACCGAGCTCTCCCGCGAGTCGGTCGAGCGCGCCTTCCATCTTGCATGGCAGCGCTGGCCCGAGGTCGCCGTCGACCGGGACCCGGTGGGCTGGGTCCGGGCCGTCGCCTACGAGTACGCCATGTCTCCCTGGCACCGTATGCGCCGCGCCCACCGGCATCCGGACAGCCCGCAGGAGACCGGGAACCGGCCCGCGCTGCTCGACGCGCTGCAGGAGCTGCCCCCGCCGTACCGCCGCACACTCCTGCTCTACGACGGGCTGGGCCTGGACCTGCCGGAGACGGCGGCCGAGACCGAGGCGAGCACCCCGGCCGCCGCGAACCGGCTGCTGCACGCGCGGGACGCCGTCGCCGGGCAACTGCCCGAACTCGGCGACCCCGAACTGCTCCAGCAGCAGCTCAGGGCGCTGGCCGGTGCGGTGCCCGTGCCGCGCATGACGCCCGCCGACACAGTACGGGCGACCTGCGAGCGACGGGCAGTGGTGTGGACGCGGGTCGCGGTCGCGGCGACCTCACTGATCGTGGCCGCGACGGCGATCACGCTGATCACCGCTCCCCGGCACTACGAGCGGCCCGTCCCGCCGGGTCAGTGGGTCGAGGGCGTGCCCGCGCCGCATCCCGGCCCGCAGCTGCTCAGCAAGAAGGACAGGACGCTGCGCGACAGACTGAACGCCGAGCCGGCGAAAGGCCCCAACCGGCTGGTCCCGCAGCTCCGCTGA